Proteins found in one Subtercola endophyticus genomic segment:
- the obgE gene encoding GTPase ObgE translates to MATFVDQVTLHVNAGNGGNGCVSIKREKFKPLAGPDGGNGGNGGDIVLLADPHTTTILDFHRRPHRTSENGGPGMGDFRNGFSSDELVLNVPVGTVIKDADGEVLADMVEPGIRVVVAAGGQGGLGNAALASSKRKAPGFALLGTPGFEGDVFLELKTVADVALVGYPSAGKSSLVAAISAAKPKIADYPFTTLHPNLGVVQAGETRYTVADVPGLIEGASEGKGLGLEFLRHVERCSALLHVLDCATLEPGRDPLTDLDVILGELAAYPVPEGQVPLLDRPQLIALNKIDVPEGRELADFVRPDLEARGYRVFEISTVSHEGLNQLSYALAEVVEKARAEAAVEAAAPRIVIRPKAVDESDFHIRVEGGSFGNVYRILGAKPERWVAQTDFTNEEAIGFLADRLAKLGVEDELFRSGAVAGSTVVIGPGSGIIFDWEPTLTSTAELVTAPRGTDPRLDQSDRRTNQTRRQRYVEMMDAKAAARAELVREKEAGLWMDEADGLTVPDFDADGAVSRDAAELDAAELDAAELDAAEVDGEKA, encoded by the coding sequence ATGGCAACGTTTGTTGACCAAGTGACCCTCCACGTGAACGCCGGCAACGGCGGCAACGGCTGCGTGTCGATCAAGCGCGAGAAGTTCAAGCCCCTCGCCGGCCCCGACGGCGGCAATGGCGGCAACGGTGGCGACATCGTGCTTCTGGCCGACCCGCACACCACGACCATCCTCGACTTTCACCGCCGCCCGCACCGCACGAGCGAAAACGGCGGACCGGGCATGGGCGACTTTCGCAACGGGTTCTCGAGCGACGAGCTGGTGCTGAACGTTCCCGTCGGCACGGTCATCAAAGACGCCGACGGTGAGGTTCTGGCCGACATGGTCGAGCCGGGCATCCGCGTTGTGGTCGCCGCAGGCGGCCAGGGCGGCCTGGGCAACGCGGCCCTCGCCTCCAGCAAGCGCAAGGCTCCCGGGTTCGCGCTGCTCGGCACTCCCGGCTTCGAAGGCGATGTCTTTCTCGAACTCAAGACGGTGGCGGATGTCGCGCTGGTGGGTTACCCGTCAGCGGGAAAGTCGAGCCTAGTCGCCGCCATCTCGGCGGCTAAGCCGAAGATTGCCGACTACCCCTTCACCACGCTGCACCCGAACCTCGGTGTCGTGCAGGCCGGTGAGACCCGGTACACCGTGGCCGACGTGCCCGGCCTCATCGAGGGTGCGAGCGAAGGCAAGGGCCTCGGCCTCGAGTTTCTGCGCCACGTCGAGCGCTGTAGCGCACTCTTGCACGTGCTCGACTGCGCTACGCTCGAGCCCGGCCGTGACCCGTTGACCGACCTCGACGTCATTCTGGGCGAACTGGCCGCGTATCCCGTACCCGAAGGCCAGGTGCCGCTGCTCGATCGCCCGCAACTGATCGCGCTGAACAAGATCGACGTGCCCGAAGGGCGCGAGCTCGCCGACTTCGTGCGGCCCGACCTCGAGGCCCGCGGCTACCGCGTGTTCGAGATCTCGACAGTGAGTCACGAGGGTCTCAACCAGCTCTCGTACGCTCTCGCAGAGGTCGTCGAGAAAGCGCGCGCCGAGGCCGCCGTAGAAGCGGCCGCGCCGCGCATCGTCATTCGGCCCAAGGCCGTCGACGAGAGCGACTTTCACATCAGGGTCGAAGGTGGCTCGTTCGGCAACGTGTACCGTATTCTCGGCGCCAAGCCCGAGCGCTGGGTCGCCCAGACCGACTTCACGAACGAAGAGGCCATCGGGTTCTTGGCCGACCGGCTCGCGAAGCTCGGTGTCGAAGACGAGCTGTTCCGCTCGGGCGCCGTCGCGGGATCCACCGTGGTCATCGGCCCGGGCAGCGGAATCATCTTCGACTGGGAGCCGACACTCACCTCCACCGCCGAACTCGTCACCGCGCCGCGCGGCACCGACCCGCGACTCGATCAGAGCGACCGTCGCACGAACCAGACGCGTCGTCAGCGCTACGTCGAGATGATGGATGCCAAAGCCGCCGCGCGCGCCGAACTCGTGCGCGAGAAAGAGGCGGGGCTCTGGATGGACGAGGCCGACGGACTCACGGTGCCCGACTTCGACGCCGACGGCGCCGTGTCGCGCGACGCCGCCGAGCTTGATGCCGCTGAGCTTGATGCCGCCGAGCTTGATGCCGCCGAGGTCGATGGAGAGAAGGCGTGA
- a CDS encoding DUF4031 domain-containing protein: MTVLIDVPRWPAHDTLWSHLISDSSLEELHTFAAGMGIPRRGFDLDHYDVPLARYDELVAAGARPASMREIVLALRTSGLRVAARDRAGHNRRA; the protein is encoded by the coding sequence ATGACCGTGCTGATCGATGTACCACGCTGGCCTGCGCATGACACCCTGTGGTCGCACCTGATCAGCGACAGCTCCCTTGAAGAGTTGCATACGTTCGCGGCAGGAATGGGCATCCCGCGGCGCGGTTTCGACCTCGACCACTACGACGTTCCGCTGGCTCGGTACGACGAGCTGGTGGCGGCGGGTGCCCGCCCCGCCAGCATGCGCGAGATCGTGCTGGCGCTGCGCACCAGCGGCCTGCGCGTGGCCGCCCGCGACCGAGCCGGCCACAACCGCCGCGCCTGA
- the rplU gene encoding 50S ribosomal protein L21: MVYAVVRAGGRQEKVEVGTIVTLDRQKADKDGNIQLAAVLLVDGDKITSDSKTLADVTVTAEVLEDLRGPKIVIQKFKNKTGYKKRQGHRQELTRVKVTTIK; the protein is encoded by the coding sequence GTGGTTTACGCAGTTGTGCGCGCCGGTGGTCGGCAAGAAAAGGTAGAGGTCGGCACCATCGTGACTCTCGACCGCCAGAAGGCCGACAAAGACGGCAACATCCAGCTGGCAGCGGTGTTGCTGGTCGACGGTGACAAGATCACGTCTGACTCGAAGACGCTTGCCGACGTCACGGTCACCGCCGAGGTTCTCGAAGACCTCCGCGGCCCGAAGATCGTCATTCAGAAGTTCAAGAACAAGACCGGATACAAGAAGCGCCAAGGCCACCGCCAGGAGCTCACTCGTGTCAAGGTCACCACAATCAAGTAA
- a CDS encoding ribonuclease E/G, whose product MVEDSINSEQEPPVKRRSRLFGGRKAARKAAESVAPATPVASAASAPDARVGASGSTSAATSAAPLAPSAERQPGAATREGAADTAASLAGTRTTGAGSASVDVKAPVSDFHDSNPPDDNVSTETTEAEVTEAEATAAAEAPETATAPESDTAPQTTVTRSAFEPSSSDPREPWLEPELGQPPAAPQPPVARTTTSLLFQAPDIQPLPPRPRGANDRDDDYDSDDRDDDAGNRDTTIRRRTRRRSGDESRLPDDLPPNTVVKVRAPRQAQAPELITEPQRVKGSTRLEAKKQRRRDGRDAGRRRPVITEAEFLARRESVDRAMIVRSSHDRIQIGVLEDGVLVEHYVAKAAEASLIGNVYLGRVQNVLPSMEAAFVDIGRGRNAVLYSGEVDWDAADTGNQPRRIELALKPGDTVLVQVTKDPVGHKGARLTSQVSLPGRYLVYVPNGNMNGISRKLPDTERSRLKRILKEVLPEKVGVIVRTAAEGATEEQLTLDVNRLISQWAAISDNVKALSAPALLHGEPDLLIKIIRDVFNEDFHRLVISGTDARQTIEAYLAQVAPDLVDRIEVFEGQKDIFDEFRISEQIEKALDRKVWLPSGGSLVIDRTEAMTVVDVNTGKFVGSGGNLEETVTKNNLEAADEVVRQMRLRDIGGIIVVDFIDMVLESNRDLVLRRLVECLSRDRTKHQVAEVTSLGLVQMTRKKLGLGLLESFSEPCEVCAGRGVVIHHDPVSKHRTQQQTPQPEQRRSRGKGGASNGGGSGNGNGGPSNGSNGSNGASHSNGVTHSITPAAQNALAQIAASTIAAANGQKAPAVASASAGQPAADSSIEAGSGSGSASAGGDSVTVDPTIEATPEVADGGSGRGHTAENDQAGTGESTGQQESSSGSGRSRRGSRRSRGQRAAANAAAESGALESSTAQHSLEVPAETPELAPRVPETHRDAVSEPEPHGASAPAPAAASAEGAEKAGVDAKAEVEAHELPILDLPVAPVTAPRQKREDAAKLLDSVLEHLPEPKQPGQGRSRSRRVSTAALSAPVTPPPAD is encoded by the coding sequence ATGGTGGAAGACAGTATCAATAGCGAGCAAGAGCCACCGGTCAAACGACGGTCGAGGTTGTTCGGCGGGCGCAAAGCGGCGCGTAAGGCGGCAGAGAGCGTTGCTCCTGCGACGCCTGTGGCGTCTGCTGCAAGCGCGCCGGATGCCCGTGTCGGCGCCTCTGGCTCCACCTCGGCAGCGACATCCGCTGCCCCGCTCGCTCCATCAGCCGAACGGCAGCCGGGCGCAGCCACGCGAGAGGGCGCGGCCGATACGGCTGCCTCGCTCGCGGGCACGCGCACGACCGGTGCCGGTTCGGCCTCAGTAGATGTGAAGGCCCCCGTGTCAGATTTTCATGATTCCAACCCGCCCGACGACAATGTCTCGACCGAAACGACCGAGGCCGAGGTGACAGAAGCCGAGGCCACAGCGGCTGCCGAGGCGCCTGAGACGGCCACGGCACCCGAGTCGGACACGGCTCCTCAGACGACCGTGACCCGCAGCGCTTTCGAGCCCTCGAGCTCCGACCCGCGCGAGCCGTGGCTCGAGCCCGAACTCGGCCAGCCGCCGGCGGCCCCGCAGCCGCCTGTCGCCCGCACCACCACGTCGTTGCTGTTCCAGGCGCCCGACATTCAGCCGCTGCCGCCCCGCCCGCGCGGCGCGAACGATCGTGACGACGACTACGACAGCGACGATCGTGATGACGATGCGGGCAACCGCGACACGACCATCCGTCGCCGCACCCGCCGCCGCAGCGGCGACGAGAGCCGCCTGCCCGACGACCTGCCGCCGAACACGGTGGTCAAGGTGCGCGCACCTCGGCAGGCGCAGGCCCCCGAACTCATCACCGAGCCGCAGCGTGTCAAGGGCTCGACCCGCCTCGAGGCGAAGAAGCAGCGTCGCCGCGACGGGCGTGACGCCGGGCGCCGGCGCCCCGTCATCACCGAGGCCGAGTTCCTGGCCCGCCGCGAGTCGGTCGATCGTGCCATGATCGTGCGCTCGAGCCACGACCGCATCCAGATCGGCGTGCTCGAAGACGGCGTGCTGGTCGAGCACTACGTGGCCAAGGCCGCGGAGGCCTCGCTCATCGGCAACGTCTACCTCGGTCGTGTGCAGAACGTGCTGCCGAGCATGGAAGCCGCATTCGTCGACATCGGCCGCGGCCGCAATGCCGTGCTCTACTCCGGCGAGGTCGACTGGGATGCAGCCGACACCGGCAACCAGCCCCGCCGCATCGAGCTCGCCCTGAAGCCCGGCGACACCGTGCTCGTGCAGGTCACGAAAGACCCGGTCGGGCACAAGGGTGCACGCCTCACCAGCCAGGTCTCGCTGCCTGGCCGCTACCTCGTGTACGTGCCCAACGGCAACATGAACGGCATCTCGCGCAAGCTCCCCGACACCGAGCGAAGCCGCCTCAAGCGCATTCTCAAAGAGGTGCTGCCCGAGAAGGTCGGCGTCATCGTGCGCACCGCCGCCGAAGGCGCCACTGAAGAACAGCTCACGCTCGACGTCAACCGGCTCATCAGCCAGTGGGCGGCAATCAGCGACAACGTGAAGGCGCTGTCAGCGCCCGCCCTGCTGCACGGCGAGCCCGACTTGCTCATCAAGATCATTCGCGACGTCTTCAACGAAGACTTTCACCGGCTGGTCATCAGCGGCACGGATGCCCGGCAGACCATCGAGGCATACCTGGCACAGGTGGCCCCCGACCTCGTCGACCGCATCGAGGTCTTCGAGGGTCAGAAAGACATCTTCGACGAGTTCCGCATCAGCGAGCAGATCGAGAAGGCGCTCGACCGCAAGGTCTGGCTGCCTTCTGGTGGATCCCTCGTCATCGACCGCACCGAGGCCATGACCGTGGTCGACGTGAACACGGGCAAGTTCGTCGGCTCCGGCGGCAACCTCGAAGAGACCGTCACGAAGAACAACCTCGAGGCGGCCGACGAGGTCGTTCGCCAGATGCGCCTGCGCGACATCGGCGGCATCATCGTGGTCGACTTCATCGACATGGTGCTCGAGAGCAACCGCGACCTCGTGCTGCGCCGGCTCGTCGAATGCCTCAGCCGTGACCGCACCAAGCACCAGGTCGCCGAGGTCACCTCGCTCGGTCTCGTGCAGATGACACGCAAGAAGCTGGGCCTCGGCCTGCTCGAGTCGTTCAGCGAGCCGTGTGAGGTGTGCGCCGGGCGCGGGGTGGTCATCCATCACGACCCCGTCTCGAAGCACCGCACCCAGCAGCAGACGCCGCAGCCCGAACAGCGCCGTTCGCGCGGCAAGGGCGGGGCATCCAACGGCGGCGGTAGTGGCAACGGCAACGGCGGCCCGTCGAACGGCTCGAATGGGTCGAACGGTGCGTCGCACAGCAACGGTGTGACTCACAGCATCACTCCGGCCGCTCAGAACGCCCTCGCCCAGATCGCGGCGAGCACCATTGCTGCCGCGAACGGCCAGAAGGCGCCCGCCGTCGCTTCGGCATCAGCCGGGCAGCCCGCGGCCGATTCGTCGATCGAGGCGGGTTCGGGTTCGGGATCGGCGTCGGCCGGCGGCGACAGCGTGACGGTCGACCCCACGATCGAAGCCACCCCCGAGGTCGCCGACGGCGGCTCGGGGCGGGGCCACACTGCTGAGAACGATCAGGCAGGCACGGGCGAGAGCACGGGTCAGCAGGAGTCGTCATCGGGTTCAGGGCGTTCACGTCGAGGCTCGCGCCGCTCGCGCGGTCAGCGTGCAGCCGCCAATGCCGCCGCCGAGAGTGGTGCGCTCGAGAGCAGCACTGCGCAGCATTCGCTCGAGGTCCCGGCTGAGACCCCCGAGCTCGCCCCGCGTGTACCCGAGACCCACCGCGACGCCGTGAGCGAGCCGGAGCCTCACGGGGCGTCTGCACCTGCACCCGCGGCTGCGTCTGCGGAAGGCGCCGAAAAGGCGGGCGTCGATGCGAAGGCTGAAGTGGAGGCGCACGAACTGCCGATTCTCGACCTGCCCGTCGCGCCGGTGACGGCACCGCGCCAGAAGCGCGAAGACGCCGCCAAGCTGCTCGACTCGGTGCTCGAGCACCTGCCCGAGCCCAAGCAGCCCGGTCAGGGTCGCTCGCGCAGTCGTCGCGTCTCAACGGCGGCCCTCAGCGCCCCAGTCACTCCGCCCCCCGCCGACTGA
- the rpmA gene encoding 50S ribosomal protein L27 codes for MAHKKGASSTRNGRDSNAQRLGVKRFGGQVVSAGEIIVRQRGTHFHPGVNVGRGGDDTLFALAAGSVEFGNKGGRKVINIVVPVAAEAVAVSA; via the coding sequence ATGGCACACAAAAAGGGCGCGAGTTCCACTCGCAACGGTCGTGACTCCAACGCGCAGCGCCTCGGCGTGAAGCGCTTCGGCGGCCAGGTCGTCTCTGCTGGCGAGATCATCGTGCGCCAGCGCGGCACCCACTTCCACCCCGGCGTGAACGTCGGCCGTGGTGGCGACGACACGCTGTTCGCTCTCGCAGCGGGCTCGGTCGAGTTCGGCAACAAGGGTGGCCGCAAGGTCATCAACATCGTCGTTCCGGTTGCGGCTGAAGCCGTCGCGGTATCTGCCTAG